From Chryseobacterium gallinarum, one genomic window encodes:
- a CDS encoding fumarate reductase/succinate dehydrogenase flavoprotein subunit, producing MSKLDSKIPAGPLKDKWKNHKDHMNLVAPNNRDKIDIIVVGTGLAGGSAAATLAEQGYNVKAFCYQDSPRRAHSIAAQGGINAAKNYQGDGDSTYRLFYDTIKGGDYRAREANVYRLAEVSANIIDQCVSQGVPFGRDYGGQLDNRSFGGVQVKRTFYAKGQTGQQLLLGAYSAMSRQIGKGRIKMYNRHEMMDLVIVDGKARGIIARNLVTGEIERHSAHAVVIASGGYGNVYFLSTNAMGSNVSAAWKIHKKGAYFANPCYVQIHPTCIPVHGTQQSKLTLMSESLRNSGRIWVPKKIEDAVAIREGKLRPENIKEEDRDYYLERRYPAFGNLVPRDVASRAAKERCDAGFGIENNDTKEGVFLDFSTEIIKKGKEAAIEKHIHNPTDQQIYDLGKKWVEEKYGNLFVMYEKITADDPYKTPMKIYPAVHYTMGGVWVDYNLQSTIPGCFVIGEANFSDHGANRLGASALMQGLADGYFVLPYTIADYLSADIRTGEIPTNSGAFDEAEKGIKEKIDFFLNNKGTHSVDYFHKKLGHIMWNKVGMGRTPEGLREAIKEIEEVRNDFWKNVKVPGEGEGMNTELEKAFRVADFLELGQLMAIDALHRNESCGGHFREDHSTPDGEAERDDVNYKYVGAWEYQGPDINTEVLHKEELIYENIEVKTRSYK from the coding sequence TATAACGTAAAAGCTTTCTGTTATCAGGATTCTCCAAGAAGAGCTCACTCTATCGCAGCTCAGGGAGGGATCAACGCAGCTAAGAATTACCAGGGAGACGGTGACTCTACCTATAGATTATTCTATGATACCATCAAAGGAGGTGACTATAGAGCGAGAGAAGCTAATGTTTACAGATTGGCTGAAGTTTCTGCAAATATTATTGACCAGTGTGTTTCCCAGGGAGTTCCTTTCGGAAGAGATTACGGAGGTCAGTTAGATAACCGTTCGTTTGGTGGGGTTCAGGTAAAAAGAACTTTCTACGCAAAAGGGCAAACAGGTCAGCAATTATTATTAGGTGCATATTCTGCGATGAGCCGTCAGATCGGTAAAGGTAGAATCAAAATGTATAACCGTCATGAAATGATGGATCTTGTTATTGTTGACGGAAAAGCAAGAGGAATTATCGCCAGAAACCTTGTAACTGGAGAGATTGAAAGACATTCTGCTCACGCAGTAGTAATCGCTTCTGGAGGATACGGAAACGTATATTTCCTTTCTACCAACGCCATGGGATCAAACGTTTCTGCAGCCTGGAAAATTCATAAGAAAGGAGCTTATTTTGCAAACCCTTGCTATGTACAGATTCACCCGACTTGTATTCCGGTTCACGGGACCCAGCAGTCTAAACTGACTCTGATGTCTGAATCATTAAGAAACTCAGGAAGAATCTGGGTTCCTAAAAAAATTGAAGATGCAGTAGCTATCAGGGAAGGCAAATTAAGACCTGAAAATATTAAAGAAGAAGACAGAGATTACTATTTAGAAAGAAGATATCCGGCATTCGGTAACCTTGTACCGAGAGACGTTGCTTCCAGAGCAGCTAAAGAAAGATGTGACGCCGGATTCGGAATCGAAAATAATGATACTAAAGAAGGAGTTTTCCTTGATTTCTCTACAGAGATCATTAAAAAAGGTAAAGAAGCTGCTATCGAAAAACATATTCATAACCCTACAGATCAGCAGATCTATGACCTTGGTAAGAAATGGGTTGAGGAGAAATACGGTAACTTGTTCGTGATGTACGAAAAAATTACAGCAGATGATCCTTATAAAACTCCGATGAAGATTTATCCTGCTGTTCACTATACAATGGGAGGAGTATGGGTAGATTATAATCTTCAGTCTACTATCCCAGGATGTTTTGTAATCGGCGAAGCTAATTTCTCTGATCACGGTGCTAACAGATTGGGGGCATCTGCATTGATGCAAGGTCTTGCTGACGGATACTTTGTACTTCCTTACACAATTGCAGATTACCTTTCTGCAGATATCAGAACAGGGGAGATCCCAACTAATTCAGGGGCTTTTGATGAAGCAGAAAAAGGGATTAAAGAGAAAATTGATTTCTTCCTGAATAATAAAGGAACTCATTCTGTAGATTACTTCCATAAGAAACTTGGACACATCATGTGGAATAAAGTAGGGATGGGAAGAACTCCTGAAGGGTTGAGAGAAGCAATTAAAGAAATTGAAGAAGTAAGAAACGACTTCTGGAAAAATGTAAAAGTACCTGGTGAAGGTGAAGGAATGAACACTGAGCTTGAAAAAGCATTCAGGGTGGCAGACTTCCTGGAATTAGGACAACTAATGGCTATCGATGCACTACACAGAAACGAATCTTGTGGTGGACATTTCCGTGAAGACCATTCTACTCCGGATGGAGAAGCGGAAAGAGATGACGTAAACTACAAATACGTCGGAGCTTGGGAATATCAGGGACCGGATATCAATACGGAAGTATTGCATAAGGAAGAACTGATATACGAGAACATCGAGGTTAAAACTAGAAGTTACAAATAA